The sequence GTAATCTAATCCATtggcttgaaaatattttatcgAAAGGTCAGTAAGTCACATGACTCATTTAAGAGGTCTCATGACTTATTAATTGACTTAAGCTTAGACAAGTGACTCACATAAGACTCTTATAGAGATAAAGGGGTATTTGCATACAAGGTGCTCCTGACATCTGTGATATGTCAATTTTTTCTCCCCTTGCCGGTGTGCCCTAGCTCAAATGACACCTCCTTTTCCCCATTCGAAAGGGTGAAGGATAAGTCATGGATTCAAAACCCACTGGGTGTGTGTGATAAACttaccaataatttttttattttatttttttatttaaaaaagtgtCATGTTTTAAAGATCAAATTTggaacattttttaaaaaattgacacattCCGATTGAATTTCTTCTTCCTTGGATATATTACTCATTGCAGTTGTTGGGCTTTTCAAATATATGTATCTTTTCAACAGATTCCAACAAATCCTGCTGGTCTAATTGAATATAGGGCACATCCCTTTTGGATCCAGAAATACTGCCCTTTTCATGAACATGACAATACTCCTCGGTGTTGCAgctgtgagagaatggaggtcGGTGATTAAGTCACTTTTATCTGCCAAGAAGTTCCTTTAAACCAATCAAGCTTCTTGGCAAAATGTTAATTGCATGATATATTTGTTCATTATATGCAGCCACGAGACACAAGATATGTTTCCCTTAATGATGGTCGGAGGCTCTGTCTGGAATGTCTGGACACTGCAGTCATGGATACCTATGAATGCCAACCTCTATATCTTGATATACAAGAATTTTATGAAGGTTTGAATATGAAAGTGGAGCAGCAAGTTCCGTTACTCTTGGTTGAAAGACAAGCATTAAATGAAGcaagagagggagaaaagaaTGTAAGGGCAAATGCAATTAAATCATTTTACATCAGCTGTTGTATGCAaggtttttattgttttgttcttCCGTAGTGACAATTGGCATGCCAGACATGAAAATTCataggatttatttattttttgagggaaGCGTGTCTATACATGTCCTTACACTAGATCTCAAAGAATTTCGTAAAAGCTCCAATTATGTGTCCGAATGTAATATTTCCATTAGCGTCCACAGATTGTCGTATATTTATTTTGTCTGGTAATTCTTCCTCATTTCTTAGAGCTacaaaattgagtttttattCTCTTGTCTTGGCCAGGGACATTATCACATGCCTGAGACCAGAGGGCTCTGCCTTTCTGAGGAGCAAACCATCAGCACTGTAAGagtggtttttttgttttgtctttttttcccCAGAAGATTCTTTAAGTTTATTCACTGGGATATATGGAGCTCTGTTATGATTATTTGTTTATGGCTTACAATTTGTCTCATTTTGACCCTCAAAATCAACAGGTAAGGCGAACAAGGAATGGGGCTGGAAAGAGAAATGTGAACATGGTAACAGAGCCCTACAAACTAAGCCGTCGTTGTGAGGTGACTGCAATTCTCATCTTGTATGGTCTTCCAAGGTATTGTATCTTTATCTTTCATTGCTTTTACAACTTGTTCTAGAAGGGAACCCATTCAACATCCAATAAAATCAGCAAGTCTAGGGAAGTTAACTGGCTTGTTGTGATTGCTGCATGATAAAAATAGCATGATGTGATTGGTGCATAATAAAAGTAGTGTCAGTGGTGGACTCAAATGAAAGTGACATTGCTCTAATCACAACATGCCATGTCAgcagttgtgaaaatttttgtgtcCTAGTATTACTCTAAAATCAATGGATTTGGAAATACATTTGTTCACAATTCTATGTCAGCTAACACTTCAGCaaaagggtatatatatatacacatgatGTGTGCATGCACACATGCGCGTATACATGAAGTAATATTCTACATATAAAAACAGACGCACacatgatttttgaaaattttttgcaagtacttattttttgtaaataggatctcttttttatgattttcttaCATCCATATCTCcatgcacacacacatcaaAGATCAATGTAGCATATGTAAAGAAATTTTACACACTAAGACAAGATGCGAAAATATTTCTAGAtcaaacaattttacaatacctAGTTTTTGCCTTTATTGATAGAGGCTCTGAAAATAGTATTTCAAatgccttcaaaaaaaaaaaatctgtaaaagAACCTGGATGTTGCTTGGTAAGGTAAAATAAGAATACACTTTAGCAAGTGCTTCGAATATTTCTTTTGTTATAACCTgaatgttgcttttttttttgttctgtgtgtggtggtggtgggggggggggggggggagaggggTGTTGAAGAAATGAGCATGATGCATGACAATTTGAAACTGATGCATCAATAAATTGAAGAACAGGGAAAAAATATCCTACAAATTAGCACTTATTCTATTTATGCAcactaaattaataatatgcAGACAAGTTAGACAGTTTGCTTGATTAATAACATTTCAAGGACACAGTTAGTCTACTGGAACTAAACTCTAATTataattgaatttgaaaaactCAATTATTGAGTTACAAAAGCAATGTTAACActaggaaattaaataaaatactaataacctGCTGAACTTATTaagacctaaaataaaatccaatggacaaacaaatacaattaacttctaaattaaatagaaataaattaaaataaaattatttttccattttctgcATTAGAGAAATTCTTATCAAAGATACTGTCATTGAGTACCTTCTTTCTTTCCAATTTCCAAGAACACTGGTGAACTTTTGAAAATCTacttaaattgaaaaaaaataaactgtaattttgtaattgaaGAAAAGCAGTTGACGAAAATGACAAATGAGTTTTAAACAATCAGCAAAATACTGCAGAAattactctctttctctctctattagcaataattaacctaagttaCCAACAAAACCCTTCCTTTTTACCACCTGAGCTGAGGCACAGCAGCCTTGTGGACATTGCTTAaaaacaacatgtttctttttaatttttgttacttttttttataatacatgCATGATCAACAAGAGATATATGATTTGCATGTTATAGCTTTTCTTCCAATGAACTTGGAAAAGGTGGAAGTTGGGGGCAAATATGCTGACTGAAATTCCTTAACCTGGAATCAAGTTACATGTTATTCTTGGTGTAAAACCACctatgtttttgcttaaattttatatagtgaaGCTCTGATGATAGATCATGATTGCAATGATATTATTCTTGAGGGCTGATCCATCCTTGTAAATGTAAATATGCAATTCTATGAGTAGGAGAAAAGAAATGTAGTTGCATGATTTTCTGATTCTATGAGACTACAGGTATATGTTCAGGGTTATATCATTTTTGTAAAACCAGCTGTATCATGGAGATTCAATATTCTATATCTAGAAAATGCTTTTATATTTCCTTCCTTATACAATTTAGATATATAGGGAAAATGAAGTTCAATCACTCCCAGACAtgcacacaaacaaatcaaaataacATTATCGGGAGAATTGATTAAGagaattaattattaattatagtGATTTTTATGAAGTCCAGAGTCTATTAGGCCTCTCATATTCTACCTTATTTCCTttctaaaagattttttttttccttaaaagagagagaaaaaagaaaagaagcgaATAATTAGTAACTGTGCTGTGTAAGTGGTGGTCTCTGTCTTCGTTCTGCTAGCGTACTTCTTGTCTGAAATGTTTTATGCATGACTGGAGTTCTCTTTTCATATAGGTTGCTTACTGGATCAATCCTAGCTCATGAGATGATGCATGCATGGCTGCGACTTAAAGGTACTTCTATATTTCATGACACATGTCATGTTAAGTGGGCACTGTAAAACATATAACTTATTTCCCTCCTCAGTGAAATTAAGTCTCCCATGCTTACAGTATATAACATGTATCAATTTCTTCCTCAAAGATCACATCAAGGTTTCGAGGAATGACCACCGAGCCCTGCCTTTGGTTCAAGGGTACCTCTGTGCCCTCCCCAATAGAAATGATCACAGGAGGGCTTAGTCCcccttcaacaacaacaacaacaacaatcaagtCTTAGTCTTAAATATTTGGGGTCGGCCATGAATCCtcaaccaagccttagtccccCATCacttgtagcaaaaaaaaaaaaaaaaaagaaacagaaaagcTTTCTGGGAAATGACCTTCATTTATTACACACTGATCACTTGAACTCTATGTTGGAGTTTGCTCGATTCATTATTCAATGACACAACTTtcaattgtttcttttcttggttatgagtcattttttcttctctcttatttatttatacttaggaaataaaaaagaaatgactGCTGACATATATGCTGTATATGTGAAAGGTTACCGGACTCTCAGTCAAGACGTTGAGGAAGGTATCTGTCAGGTTCTAGCTCACATGTGGTTGAGTTCCAAGCTCATGTCAGGCAGCAATGTTGCATCAAGCTCGTCGTCTACTTCCACTGTATTGAAAAGGGGTACAGGGTCTCAATACGAAAAGAAGCTCGGGGAGTTCTTTAAACATCAGATTGAATCAGACATATCCCATGTGTATGGAGATGGATTCAGAGCTGGCCAACAGGCAGTGCATAAATATGGTCTTCCAAGCACCCTTAACCATATACAGATGACAGGGTGCTTTCCTCCTTGATGAAAAGTCTGTCTAGGtcctttgacttttttttttcttctttttataggGTGCTTCCTCTTTCAATTTACTGAGTTTCAATCCTGGCCTTTCCATATTAGAGCCTAAAGGCCAAAACGTGTAAGAACAAGTCTTTATAGAATAGTTTTGACAAGTGCTAATTTTTATGCCATGTGTAATGGCAACaattacttgtttttttttttcaattaataaattagttaatgatttttattttatcttccAGTATCAgtttttctcctttctctctgTTCTATTGACATTAATTAGGCCTGCACGTGTATGTATTAGTCTTTCTCTTGAGTTGTCACTAGTTTCTCTTTTGGGGGGCTAGTCAATTAACAGCTGAGAGCTTTGACATGGCATCCAGGCTATTGGCTTCTTCAAGACCATTCGAGCATTTATCCTCTGGTAAAGTGATAATTAGCCTGCATCTATGGAAAAATGACATGAAGCTTTTCTTTCTagtcctttttatttatttattcttagaAGCAACAGATTTAACCTATGATGATTGTTCCATTATAGTTGTTCTTTATCTTCCGTTATAGTTGTTCTTTATCTTGGTAAGATGttatttgatttttggtgtaaaagagatttaaattcatattatttattcaataataagagattttaccagtaatatttgaacttttttttttcctcaagtcTAAACATTGGCTTTATGATCCAAATAAAACTT is a genomic window of Quercus lobata isolate SW786 chromosome 2, ValleyOak3.0 Primary Assembly, whole genome shotgun sequence containing:
- the LOC115974270 gene encoding protein DA1 isoform X1; this encodes MGWFSKIFKGSSHKFLEGHYDSNYAEDPNHYGPSTSGDVWSENDEEIDRAIAESLLEENQRGTRVIDRDSQLEDDEQLARALQESLNLENVESPPPRYGHGNIYQPMPMYYPLGSRICAGCGTEIGYGRYLNCLNAVWHPECFRCRSCNLPISDNEFSTSGNYPYHKACYKENYHPKCDVCKHFIPTNPAGLIEYRAHPFWIQKYCPFHEHDNTPRCCSCERMEPRDTRYVSLNDGRRLCLECLDTAVMDTYECQPLYLDIQEFYEGLNMKVEQQVPLLLVERQALNEAREGEKNGHYHMPETRGLCLSEEQTISTVRRTRNGAGKRNVNMVTEPYKLSRRCEVTAILILYGLPRLLTGSILAHEMMHAWLRLKGYRTLSQDVEEGICQVLAHMWLSSKLMSGSNVASSSSSTSTVLKRGTGSQYEKKLGEFFKHQIESDISHVYGDGFRAGQQAVHKYGLPSTLNHIQMTGCFPP
- the LOC115974270 gene encoding protein DA1 isoform X2, which codes for MLSDATTSCHYRDSQLEDDEQLARALQESLNLENVESPPPRYGHGNIYQPMPMYYPLGSRICAGCGTEIGYGRYLNCLNAVWHPECFRCRSCNLPISDNEFSTSGNYPYHKACYKENYHPKCDVCKHFIPTNPAGLIEYRAHPFWIQKYCPFHEHDNTPRCCSCERMEPRDTRYVSLNDGRRLCLECLDTAVMDTYECQPLYLDIQEFYEGLNMKVEQQVPLLLVERQALNEAREGEKNGHYHMPETRGLCLSEEQTISTVRRTRNGAGKRNVNMVTEPYKLSRRCEVTAILILYGLPRLLTGSILAHEMMHAWLRLKGYRTLSQDVEEGICQVLAHMWLSSKLMSGSNVASSSSSTSTVLKRGTGSQYEKKLGEFFKHQIESDISHVYGDGFRAGQQAVHKYGLPSTLNHIQMTGCFPP